The genomic stretch CTCGAAGTATGTCTAATGCTGAAGCAAGTGCTAGATGAACTCCCTTTTCGGAAATTTCTTCTGTAATCGCACTTGCGACCTGTTTTTGCAACTCTGGATTAAAAGAAGCAGCACGAGCTAAATTTACCGGATAAGATTCGCTATCTAACGCTTGGTGACCGTGCGGAACTTCCTCAGCTAATAGTACAGGAATCCCTAGGCGCGTATTTTCTATCACATAGCGTTGAATTTTATTAGCTACTTTGCCAGCATTTTTCCGACTTACACCCGTGTCCTTATTCATTTTGGACCATGGATCAGCGCGGAACAGACCGTATAAAGCGCCTATACCTTCAAATCTAGTTACTTCCTCTTTAAATTTTTCCGTGATATGAAACGTTTCGCCATCTCTTGAAAAAGCTTCCCAGCCATACATTCTTTGGTTTAGTTGACCACATTTTTCTGCTAAGGTCATCTTGGAAAGTAAGTCTTCTACACGTTCTGAAACTGGTTTCTCCTTATCCAAATAAACAGCCATATTCTTTCTCCTCCTTGCTAAAAAACTAAGAATGTCACAATAAACTAATTGCTAAATCTAATACTTTTTCACCATTCATTCGACCATAATCAACGATATCAATAACTGCCACCGATACATTATCACCAACTGTTTCTATAACCTTATCTTTCATATAATTCACTTGCGGTCCAAGTAAAATCGCATCAGCTTTACGCCAATTTTTTTCGAAATCCGTTTCTGAAATAGCCCAGATAGTCAGTTCTAAATTACGTTCTTCTACAACGCGTTCCATTTTCCTCACTAAAACGCTTGTAGACATTCCCGCATTACACATCAACATAATATTTTTCATAAAAATCCCTCCAATTAGGCTTTAATTCTGTCATTGGCTTTTAAGAATGGTAGGTAAAGAAGTACGCAGACGCCAATCAAGAAAATTTGGAATACTGCAGCACGCCAGTCCCCACCTGTTGCAAGGAAGCCGGAAGCAACAACTGGTGTCGTCCACGGAACCATTACGACTACTTCTGAAATCATATGCAGCTTTGTCGCGAAGTAGGCTAAACATAAGCAAAGCGGTGTTGAAATAATGAACGGAATCATCAAACTCAAGTTATAAACAATCGGAAGGCCAAATACTACCGGTTCATTGATATTAAATAGACCAGGAGCTGCCGATAAAGTAGCTATTTCGCGATAATCTTTTCGTTTTGACCAAATAAAAATTGCTATTAACAGCGCAATAGTATTTCCGCCGCCGCCCATAACGCCAAAAACATCACGGAAAGTAGTATTAATAATATGCGGAATCTCTGTGTGATTCGCAAATGCTGTCATATTTTCTTGCATATTTGCCAAAAGAACTGGGTCCATAATCGGCCCTAAAATCCCACTTCCAGCAATACCGATAGAATAAAGCATTTGTGAAATCGTCATTAACGTTAGGAACCCTGGAACACTTGTAACTAAGAATGTTAATGGTTCTTGAATAATTGCGCTAATTAAAGAATACAAATTCAAGCTGAATAATGTCACTACTAAGAATGAAATAAACGCAAAAATAAGTATTGTTAACATTGTCGGAATAAGCACATTGAATGATTTAATTACGGCTGGAGGTACGCTATCCCCAGAAATATGGATTTTCATTTTCTCACTCTTAGAAAGACGAATGAATACTTCTGTTGCAAGAAGCGCCGTTACAATCCCAACGAACATGCCCGCCGAACCCATCAAGGCTATTGGTAATACTCCAGCAACTTCCACAGATTTCTCTGCACCAATCGGCACAATTTCTGTTACAGCTGGGATAAAAATAACAATCAGTGCAATGGTCATTAACGCTGGTGCAAACGGATTTTCAAACTTC from Listeria monocytogenes ATCC 19117 encodes the following:
- a CDS encoding PTS sugar transporter subunit IIC, with product MKKFIEKLSWLSQKLGNQIHLKSMRDAFATILPFIMLAGFMVLINNVIIKPDGFMSAIISSETLTTWQGLGNSIVNGTLGIITILIGASVAYFLAQNRKFENPFAPALMTIALIVIFIPAVTEIVPIGAEKSVEVAGVLPIALMGSAGMFVGIVTALLATEVFIRLSKSEKMKIHISGDSVPPAVIKSFNVLIPTMLTILIFAFISFLVVTLFSLNLYSLISAIIQEPLTFLVTSVPGFLTLMTISQMLYSIGIAGSGILGPIMDPVLLANMQENMTAFANHTEIPHIINTTFRDVFGVMGGGGNTIALLIAIFIWSKRKDYREIATLSAAPGLFNINEPVVFGLPIVYNLSLMIPFIISTPLCLCLAYFATKLHMISEVVVMVPWTTPVVASGFLATGGDWRAAVFQIFLIGVCVLLYLPFLKANDRIKA
- a CDS encoding PTS sugar transporter subunit IIB, which codes for MKNIMLMCNAGMSTSVLVRKMERVVEERNLELTIWAISETDFEKNWRKADAILLGPQVNYMKDKVIETVGDNVSVAVIDIVDYGRMNGEKVLDLAISLL